One stretch of Halobaculum marinum DNA includes these proteins:
- a CDS encoding DUF7269 family protein, protein MIRGSVDARDALAVLATVAGVGALAVLLVVPVEWVPAGVGVRPVLWLFGVAAVCVAGWLVRDLIVPPPRHGSRVGDDPRREWDAPLVDDDPEAIELGDDRPLGDAITVAAGDDDRLSSERGPRPVVARARARRHLHDAAIHAVATAESVDESTAERRVDRGEWTDDVRAAAYLSETATPSIPPTTRLRDWLAGERTARCVRATVRELERLDRRARRGHRPNERNRRAISDERTDDAATAGASSTDTGWDSADDDNTDDDRTTYGERVYPKPATEATEVSR, encoded by the coding sequence ATGATCCGCGGCTCGGTCGACGCACGCGACGCGCTCGCGGTGCTGGCGACCGTCGCGGGCGTCGGTGCACTCGCGGTCCTGCTGGTGGTGCCGGTCGAGTGGGTGCCCGCCGGCGTCGGCGTCCGGCCCGTGCTGTGGCTGTTCGGAGTCGCCGCCGTCTGCGTCGCCGGCTGGCTGGTGCGCGACCTGATCGTTCCGCCGCCGCGCCACGGGTCGCGGGTCGGCGACGACCCCCGCCGCGAGTGGGACGCTCCGCTCGTCGACGACGACCCGGAGGCGATAGAGCTCGGCGACGACCGACCGCTCGGCGACGCCATCACCGTCGCCGCCGGCGACGACGACAGGCTGTCGAGCGAACGCGGTCCCCGCCCGGTAGTGGCACGAGCGCGCGCCCGGCGGCACCTCCACGACGCCGCAATCCACGCGGTCGCGACCGCCGAGAGCGTCGACGAGTCGACCGCCGAGCGCCGCGTCGACCGCGGCGAGTGGACCGACGACGTTCGGGCCGCCGCGTACCTCTCGGAGACGGCGACGCCGTCTATTCCGCCGACGACGCGACTGCGCGACTGGCTCGCCGGCGAGCGGACCGCCCGGTGCGTCCGCGCGACCGTCCGAGAACTGGAACGACTCGACCGCCGTGCGCGGCGCGGCCACCGTCCCAACGAGCGAAACAGACGCGCGATAAGCGACGAGCGCACCGACGACGCAGCCACAGCGGGTGCGTCTTCGACGGACACCGGGTGGGATAGCGCTGACGACGACAACACCGACGACGACCGCACGACCTACGGCGAGCGGGTGTATCCGAAGCCCGCGACGGAGGCGACGGAGGTGTCGCGGTGA